The Nitriliruptor alkaliphilus DSM 45188 genome includes a region encoding these proteins:
- a CDS encoding helix-turn-helix transcriptional regulator, whose product MPDLEEGVEPVPERAGSLARGRQAYERQAWAQAYDAWTQADDLAPLEVEDLERLAVVAYLLGRDDQSTDLLTRAHRESLTAGDPAGAARSAFWLAFGLLFRGEEARAGGWLSRAQTLLEDGPECAVHGYLLVARALASLADDPAAAYALSEQVQGFGQRFEDSDLEAIGRLGRGEALIRLGDTAEGASLLDEAMVAVDAGEVGPVIAGMLYCAVIEACRDMFDLRRAQQWTASLHDWCEEQPDLVPYRGQCLVHRSEIMQVHGEWADAMTEVRRAQQWLSDPPGQPAAGMAFYQRGELHRLQLEFVEAEEAYQHAADRGREPQPGLALLRLAQGKVATAEAMIHRAADEAAGDVARARLLGACVEILLAVGDCGAAHDAAQELSEIAARLGAPSLVAEAAAARGGVLLAEGDAQGALRPLRQTASAWSGLHAPYECARVRVAIGLACRALGDLDTARMEFEAARRTFVEVGAKLDLVRLAALTQRATPRAGGLTPREIEVLGLVAKGSTNLQIADTLVISERTVARHMSNILTKLELSNRAAATAFAYEHDLV is encoded by the coding sequence GTGCCCGATCTCGAGGAAGGAGTGGAGCCGGTACCGGAACGGGCAGGGAGCCTCGCACGCGGCAGGCAGGCCTACGAACGGCAGGCGTGGGCACAGGCCTACGACGCGTGGACGCAGGCCGACGACCTCGCACCGCTGGAGGTGGAGGATCTCGAGCGGCTGGCGGTGGTCGCCTACCTGCTCGGCCGCGACGACCAGAGCACCGACCTGCTGACACGGGCCCACCGCGAGAGCCTCACGGCGGGAGACCCGGCGGGGGCCGCACGGTCCGCCTTCTGGCTCGCGTTCGGGCTGCTGTTCCGCGGCGAGGAGGCACGCGCCGGCGGATGGTTGTCGCGCGCCCAGACGCTGCTGGAGGATGGTCCGGAGTGCGCAGTACACGGTTACCTCCTCGTCGCGAGGGCGCTCGCGAGCCTCGCTGACGATCCGGCGGCGGCCTACGCCTTGTCCGAACAGGTCCAGGGGTTCGGTCAGCGGTTCGAGGACTCGGACCTCGAAGCCATCGGGCGGCTGGGTCGCGGCGAGGCGCTGATCCGGCTCGGCGACACGGCGGAGGGCGCGTCGCTGCTCGACGAGGCGATGGTCGCGGTGGATGCCGGCGAGGTCGGACCGGTGATCGCCGGGATGTTGTACTGCGCGGTGATCGAGGCCTGCCGCGACATGTTCGATCTGCGCCGGGCGCAGCAGTGGACGGCGTCGTTGCACGACTGGTGCGAGGAACAACCCGATCTCGTCCCCTACCGCGGGCAGTGCCTGGTACACCGTTCCGAGATCATGCAGGTGCACGGCGAGTGGGCCGATGCCATGACCGAGGTCCGCCGCGCGCAGCAGTGGCTGTCCGACCCTCCGGGTCAACCGGCCGCCGGCATGGCGTTCTACCAGCGGGGTGAGCTCCACCGGCTGCAGCTGGAGTTCGTGGAGGCCGAGGAGGCCTACCAGCATGCGGCCGATCGTGGGCGGGAACCACAGCCAGGCCTGGCGCTGCTCCGGCTCGCCCAGGGCAAGGTCGCCACCGCCGAGGCGATGATCCACCGCGCCGCAGACGAAGCTGCCGGTGACGTCGCACGAGCACGACTGCTCGGCGCCTGCGTGGAGATCCTGCTCGCCGTAGGAGATTGTGGTGCGGCGCACGACGCTGCGCAGGAGTTGTCGGAGATCGCCGCTCGGCTCGGTGCGCCGTCGCTGGTCGCGGAAGCGGCCGCTGCCAGGGGCGGGGTGCTCCTCGCGGAGGGCGATGCCCAGGGAGCGTTGCGACCCCTGCGGCAGACGGCCTCGGCGTGGAGCGGGCTCCACGCCCCCTACGAGTGTGCACGGGTCCGCGTGGCGATCGGTCTCGCGTGCCGCGCACTGGGCGACCTCGACACGGCACGGATGGAGTTCGAGGCCGCACGCCGCACCTTCGTCGAGGTCGGCGCCAAACTGGACCTCGTCCGACTCGCTGCTCTGACGCAGCGTGCGACCCCCCGGGCAGGGGGGCTCACCCCCCGAGAGATCGAGGTGCTCGGGCTGGTTGCCAAGGGCAGCACCAACCTTCAGATCGCGGACACGCTGGTGATCAGCGAGCGGACCGTCGCCCGCCACATGAGCAACATCCTGACCAAGCTCGAGCTGTCGAACCGGGCGGCAGCCACGGCCTTCGCGTACGAACACGACCTCGTGTAG
- a CDS encoding FAD-binding oxidoreductase: MNRGFDIAGLEGGTVTVASSELQDLDRGIQGRVLRSGDDGWADAVLIWNGMVAKQPALVVQPVSAQDVAAAVGLARAHGLLLSIKGGGHNIAGTAIADGGLTLDMSRMREITVDPQARRADVGPGCLLGEVDEATQEHGLATVLGFVSETGVAGLTLGGGLGYLTRRFGWTVDNLEEVEIVTADGRIRTANRDENPDLFWALRGGGGNFGVVTRFTYRLHDVGPTIYGGLIAWPHDRLDEVLTTYRQVTSEAPRELTVQLLLIKAPPAPFVPEVWHGEKVCAMLVCYSGDLARSDEVLAPIRSLGDPAIELLDELPYTQLQSLLDGSEPKGQHYYWKTDFAAELSDGLLAATRDLFAECPLPEPDLGFLHLGGALNEYAEDDGAVGNRDVHYATGANGMWEPDDPDAELYRRWIRDAWQRLRPFSTGGSYINFQTEDESEERIHDTYGIRYARLVETKKRYDPDNLFRVNRNIRPRS; encoded by the coding sequence ATGAACCGAGGCTTCGACATCGCTGGGCTCGAGGGCGGGACGGTCACCGTGGCCTCGAGCGAACTGCAGGACCTGGATCGCGGGATCCAGGGTCGTGTGCTCCGCTCCGGGGATGACGGCTGGGCCGACGCCGTGCTCATCTGGAACGGCATGGTCGCCAAACAGCCGGCGCTGGTCGTCCAGCCGGTGTCCGCCCAGGATGTGGCAGCCGCGGTCGGTCTTGCCCGCGCCCATGGCCTGCTGCTCTCGATCAAGGGAGGCGGCCACAACATCGCCGGGACCGCGATCGCCGACGGGGGGTTGACCCTCGACATGTCGCGCATGCGCGAGATCACCGTCGATCCGCAGGCCCGGCGGGCCGATGTCGGTCCGGGGTGCCTGCTCGGCGAGGTCGACGAGGCGACGCAGGAGCACGGCCTGGCGACGGTGCTCGGCTTCGTCTCCGAGACTGGGGTGGCCGGGCTCACGCTCGGTGGCGGGCTCGGCTACCTCACACGCCGCTTCGGCTGGACCGTCGACAACCTCGAGGAGGTCGAGATCGTCACGGCGGACGGACGGATCCGCACCGCCAACCGTGACGAGAACCCCGACCTGTTCTGGGCGCTCCGTGGCGGCGGCGGCAACTTCGGTGTGGTGACCCGCTTCACGTACCGGCTCCACGACGTGGGCCCCACGATCTACGGCGGGCTGATCGCCTGGCCGCACGATCGCCTCGACGAGGTCCTCACGACCTACCGACAGGTCACCTCTGAGGCGCCCCGCGAGCTCACCGTCCAGCTGTTGCTGATCAAAGCTCCGCCTGCCCCCTTCGTGCCCGAGGTGTGGCACGGCGAGAAGGTCTGCGCGATGCTCGTCTGCTACAGCGGCGACCTCGCCCGGTCCGACGAGGTTCTGGCCCCGATCCGCTCGCTTGGCGACCCCGCCATCGAGCTGCTGGACGAGCTTCCTTACACCCAGCTGCAGTCCCTGCTCGACGGCAGCGAGCCCAAGGGCCAGCACTACTACTGGAAGACCGACTTCGCCGCCGAGCTCAGCGACGGCCTGCTCGCCGCGACACGGGATCTGTTCGCCGAGTGTCCGCTGCCGGAACCCGACCTGGGCTTCCTGCACCTCGGCGGAGCCCTCAACGAGTACGCGGAGGACGACGGCGCGGTCGGCAACCGCGATGTGCACTACGCGACCGGCGCCAACGGGATGTGGGAGCCAGACGATCCCGACGCGGAGCTGTACCGACGGTGGATCCGCGACGCCTGGCAACGGCTGCGACCGTTCTCGACCGGCGGCAGCTACATCAACTTCCAGACCGAGGATGAGAGCGAGGAACGCATCCACGACACCTACGGGATCCGCTACGCCCGTCTCGTCGAGACCAAGAAGCGCTACGACCCCGACAACCTCTTCCGGGTCAACCGCAACATCCGCCCGAGATCCTGA
- a CDS encoding GNAT family N-acetyltransferase — MDNDREPTAQAMNIRAIAKQDIERVTDMMARAFDDDPVVNHLAKQDEQREDRVRRFLRLALVPLTFPFGETYATDGFEAAAYWNPPTQRPHGFWSDLRLLPHLIRVTGVGGLPRAIRCLDLLERKHPQEPHYYLFALGVEPSMQGRGIGGRLMEPILQRCDRESVPAYLESTNERNLPLYERHGFRVLEEVALPEAGPTLWRMWREPEDPRREAAHQHIR, encoded by the coding sequence ATGGACAACGACCGCGAACCGACCGCGCAGGCGATGAACATCCGGGCGATCGCCAAGCAGGACATCGAGCGCGTCACCGACATGATGGCCCGAGCCTTCGACGACGACCCGGTGGTCAACCACCTCGCCAAGCAGGACGAGCAGCGCGAAGATCGGGTGCGCCGCTTCCTGCGACTGGCTCTGGTCCCGCTGACCTTCCCGTTCGGCGAGACCTACGCGACCGACGGGTTCGAGGCAGCCGCGTACTGGAACCCACCGACCCAGCGCCCCCACGGCTTCTGGAGCGACCTGCGGCTGCTGCCGCACCTGATCCGGGTGACCGGCGTCGGCGGGCTGCCGCGGGCCATCCGGTGCCTCGACCTCCTGGAGCGCAAGCACCCGCAGGAGCCCCACTACTACCTGTTCGCGCTCGGAGTGGAACCGTCGATGCAGGGGCGGGGCATCGGCGGTCGGCTGATGGAACCGATCCTCCAACGTTGCGACCGCGAAAGCGTCCCCGCGTACCTGGAGTCGACGAACGAACGCAACCTGCCCCTCTACGAGCGCCACGGGTTCCGCGTCCTTGAGGAGGTAGCACTGCCGGAGGCAGGCCCCACGCTGTGGCGAAT